Part of the Triticum urartu cultivar G1812 chromosome 2, Tu2.1, whole genome shotgun sequence genome, TCAGAAACATGCCCCCTCAATGTCACATACAACCCACTAACCGATCTTAGGTCTCCCAACAACGAAATATCGACTAAACTCGTCTCTGTTAGACCTTCAATGCATGAGTTCATTGTAATGAAAGGGGACAATGAAGACTGATAATATATCTGAACTAAGTACAAGAAATATTTCTGAAGGAACCTCTCTGCGCTTATGACTATATAAAACCGTTAATTCATAGCATGTTAGGCTCAATGTCAAAACACTGAGAAATTGCTAGAAATGCTCTGCTCATTTCACTCATGTAAATGAGCAAGGCAACTCAACATCAGCATTGCAAATGGTATCACTGAAGGACCATTAATTTCATACCTCTTATACATTTTCCTAGCTTGCTTAATACCATCTTTCTGCAAAACCCATCCGACAAAAGCTGAAGAGACGGAAGCTCCACAATCACTCCCACCAGCTGAACTTAATGATAGCGTTGCACATTTCACCAGCTTTTCGAAATATATCTTTTCATGAGAAAACAATTTCATCGCCTGCAATGCAATTACAAGCAATTTCATCACATTTACAGACAAGTAGTCCAATCAGTATAACAATATGTAAGATATTGACATAGAAAGTAAAACGCATATCAACGAGACAAATGAAATAGAAGACAAAGAGCATATGCCATACTAAAGTTGATATAAAAGTAATAAATCCATAACCATAATCACACATCCACACTAGAACAGAGGAGCAAAAGTTAATTTTTTTGGTAGGATAGGTCCAGAGACAACGGAATAAATTTCTGGAAACTAGAGAGCCATGATCATTAGGAAAGCACAAGATAAGGCTAGACATACCGTATGCCAGAGTCCCTCAGCCTTGGTTATGGATAACTTCGGAAGTACAATATTAAATAAATCAAACAGAGAACTTAGATTCTCCTCACTAAAGGAAGCACTGCCGGTAGCAGTAGCAAGTGACTTTATCTCTATAGAAGCTCTCAAGTTCCACAGATTTGCAGCCTGTGAAAGAGGACCACTGCAGAGCTTTTCTGCAAGATTCTTAGCTTCCTCCAATCTTTCAGGTGCTTCCTCTGATCTTCCAAGTTTCAAACAAAGTGAGACATACTGGCAGGCAAGATCCTCGGAGAGACATCCACACGATTCAGCATTTTCAAAAACTTTCAGTATAGCTGAAGTGAATTCTGAAGCATCAAAATCAGCATCATGGAATAATGAGATGGAGTCCTCTCTGTCGGAGAATACAACACCCAACCAGAAGTTTGCATACAGGGAGTACATTTTGGAAGTAGGCAACTTTCTGACAGCTTCATCATACACCTAGAATCAAAGACACGTATTAAGAACATTCAAAATATTGTGTTCAATGAGCAATCAGTGACACTGATATATTGGGAAAAAATACTGTGAGATGGTGTATCAAAATCAGCGCTGTTTGTGCTGAGTTTAAGGTGCTACCAGCTATAGGGTAAGCAATCTACTGTATGGACAAGTCCAGCTGAAATATCAAATTTTGAGCAACACTTTTTATGACAAGCATATAGTGATACTACTTACCATGAACATCAACTTAGCACTAATCAAGTCATGGGCAAAACTACCATCCAGAAAGCATTTCATTACAGGAACAGATGACCAAGGCACATTAATCAACAAGTATGTGCCTTTTTCATCCGAAGGAATTCAAAAAGATTTACTTGCATTGATAATTTGTGATGGAGAATAAGTAATAAAGTGACGGCACAATTTTTCACCTGAATTGATTTGTTAAGCTTATCCAATACAGCTTCCTTTCTATTCAAAGTACTGGAATTAGTGGAGTCACTAAGCTGAAGCCTAGCGAGCCAATCCCAGTAGTCCTCATTATGAGAGAAATCTTTCTTCAGGTCATCCATGACCTCTAACCTCAGCTCTTCAGAATGTGCCAGCTCAACACTATTTAATATATCCAAAATTTTCTTCCTCAAGGTTAAGCTTGACGGAAGAGCTTCCATAGCACCATGATAAATTGTTCGGATGATTAACACTCCTTGCTGCCAAAATAGATCTTCCTTGTCCTCCAAAGCAACATCCTCCAAGCCAGACTCCTTGGGACTGTCACCTTGTTCATCAAGTGACATGAACAATTCTTTGTTCTCCTCTTTCCATTGACCcgaatcatcactacttttttgCAGTGTCTTCACATCCTCCCCAAGAGCTACCTTTCGAGCCTTAAGCTTGTTAAGGTAGGTAAGCTCCATACGAAGATATTCAATCCACATATCTTCAGATTCTGGACAAGATCTGAGACCACTCTGCATAAGTGCACGTGCTGCAGCAACATTCAAGTTCTGATCAAATTCCCACGCTGCTGCATACATCCAAAGCCCAGGAACGTTGGGATGGTAACGAATGGCTTGCGCCATAACCTGCAAATAAAACAACAAACATGAGAATACTAACATTAATACTAAGTCAGTCCCGCATTTAACAGTTTTATATCTTGCGCTGGACAAATTCACTTATCTTATCAACAGTCACCAACCCAAAATGCAACTATAAGCAGGTACAAAAGAACAAGAAAATCTCCTAACCTTTATGGTTTTGATAGACTCTAACCTAAATCTTATTGTAGATTCCACACTCAACAAACGACTGGCATATAAAGAACATGAAAACCACAGCCTTTTGTCAATTAATGGCGCAAAATACACATCACATTTCTTAATCAAATACATACCCCTACATGGTGACCTCATAGCGCCACAAAACTTCTTATAAGATTACATGATAATCCGAAATGAAACACGCCACAATCATTTCCACTACAGCTTTCTTGTCTTATCCCTCCAGAAATCCTCAAACTGATGCGGCAATACCTAATAGGTGATTATTGACCAAATCTGGATCCATGAACAATTGCTGCACCTATCAATGTGAAGTATTCATCCCATTACTACCACATCTATCCCTGTATTCGCCCCAGCAACCACCGCCAAGATAGCTGCCAGCACTACCACTGCCCCATGGTCCACCTCCATAATCCATAGCTAGTGGTACAGGGGTTTAACTTTTGGCTCAAGATATCCCTACGCCTATTCTACGAAAACCTTCACCCAAATTCAACTTTCTCAAAAACTTCTTGAAAATATGCACATTACTGCTGAGATTCGGAACCCCAGATGGCACCCTTGTAACCCCACCTTGTTTGGGAGGCAAATCAGGGTACTCATCATTAACCAAGAAACAATTATTGGGCAGCAACAACTGTTTACCAGCTTGTAGAGGGCAAACTTTCAGCATATGCCACAGTTGAATTCCCAGTCTAATGTATAGCAATTGGACGCATAAGGCAATTTACCTGGCATAAATATTCACCCAAAATTGCAACCCGCATCCTACTTGGCACTAAATTTCTAAGCTCACCAATCCAGAGTGCTCAGAAGGCCATCTCAACTTTCCGAAGTTTCCAAGCATAAACAATGTTTGTGCCCTCCCAAAATCACATAGTTTCAAGCATGGAAAAAATAGCAGGCTGTAGCACCTGTATAGCATTTTAGACGAGCTCCCGCTACGGCGATGCGGTTTCTACTGCTACTGCAGCTGCGCCCACTGAAGCACCTCTAACCTCTGCTAAATACCATAGCAGTTAGAGGAGCTTAGCGCCGCTATTCCAAATTTGCCAGTCAGAGTGCTAGAGAAGAAGCCCGCGTCAGTTTCCATCATGCAGCAGCCCAAAACCCAGTCCATAAACCAGCACCAATGATTAGAAAGCCTAGACTAGCCATTCTCCTCTCTTCTCCACCCAAAAGACTGCAGAGTCTGAGGCGACTGCATACTGCGGCTGCTTCAGTGAACACCATATTTATGGGTTTACGAATTTACATCTCTATAAATATACTTAGCTCCCTGGTAGTCTGGTGCATCGTGGATGGATTAGACGAGTGGGTCCCAGTAAGAGTGTGTTTGTTGTTTTTAGCAGCTTAGATCAAGATATTGGGAAGGCTTTTGGTAGGCTGCATCCCTCAAACAGGTCCACGTGGTGCAAAAAAAACACGTTCGATACCATACACGGGGCCTGGCTCGCACGCTCACAAACGTTAAAGCAGCCCAGAACCTGGCTCGCTAGGAACGCTCGAATCAACCGTTTCCAGCGAGCTAGGCTGAGTCGAGCGCAAAAGGGGACACGGCATACATTGCGGTGCAGGGAGGAATAGGCGCGGAGCTGGCGGAAGACCAAAAGCTGCCGACGCGGGATGGCACGAAATCTAGCATCAACCCCTCCTCCCCCACACACATTTACTCGCTCACCTCTAGCGCTAGGGAAAACCCAACCTCAGTTCTTGGCaccagcggcagcggcggcgaaTCAGATCAGCGGAAGTGATGGCGAAGGCGGTGACTTCAATCTTCGGCAGCAGGACCTTCTTCTCCCTGTCGTCTTCGACTCCGTCTCGTCCTCCTCGTTTCATCTAAATGTGCTGAAATTCCTCATTTCCAGACCATATATGACATGTTTTTTCTACAATCCACTGGATAGTTTAGATTCCCCTAGCCTGCTATAGCTATTATAGCTTCAGGGGAAGGCCGCCGTTAAACTATTTAGCACGCTACTTAAAAACCTTGAACTTTTCAAGTCAAGAACAAGAGCAACTCAGCAGCGATGAAAATCAAGCATTACGAACCCCAATCATAACCCCTCACTGTATGTGCCCACGCTGCAGCCCTAAATATTACAATTTCCCACAGATTAGTTGCTGCACGAAGAGCTCTACATAGAAAAGCTGACAACTTTGATCCTCCTCGACACAACTACCATTTGATGCCGTATTGTGGACAGGTAAGTATTTGATGCCTACCTGCTTCATCCGGCCGTGGcccttctggcggcagaactcgaGGTAGCGGAACCAGAGGTCGAGGTCGCCCTTGAACCTGACGGTGGCCATCCTGTAGACGTCCAGGACGCGGAGGACTCCGGCGAAGTCGGAGATGGACTTGgcccacttcttcttcctcttcttcctctttttgCCATCCTCGTTCGTGTCGTTATCCTCGTCGGAGTGGGTAGGGTTAGGCGTGGCGCGTATGATGGCGCGCTTGCGCAGGTCCCGGAGCGCGTCGACGCGGAGCAGGTAGGCGATGTAGTCGAGGAAGTCGGCCTTGCGCGGGGAGTGACGGCGGAGGCGGAACTCGAAGTCGCGGCGGCGGCGCACGACCTCGgcgagctcggcgcgggtgaagAGGCCCCGGCGCTCGAGGTCGTCGAGCTCATCGGACATCCGCTCGAGGCGGTACTGCACCGTGTCCGCCATCTCGGCGCCGGCGCGGTCGAGATGATGCTAGGGTTTAGGGTTTTGGTTGCggcgtggaggaggggaggggaggggagagcTGCCACGGCAACGAGGAGAGGGTAGAGAAAAGAGTGAGGGGGTGGTCGCGCCGTCGCTGTGGGAGAGGGGGATGGTGTGCGTTGAGCGGGCTGCTGGGCTGACGCAACGCAAGTTGGGTCAAACTTCGGGCCCTTAGTGGGTTATTATATGCTATATCGGGCTGGCCACTTGAGGCCATTTCTTGTTCTAAAATTTGTCTCAAAAAAATCTTGTTCTTTTTTTAGGAAAAAATATCTTGTTCTAAAATAAATGGGCTGTAGGATTTATTTTTTTTTGAAGGCTGTAGGATTTTTGCACTCGGCTGTCAGGCCATACATCTTCTATCTTTTATCGTTCCAGCCTATTGGTGTTAGCTTTTGATGATTGAATGAACCTCGAAAAGGGAGAAAAGGCCTCTGGAATTATCATTTTAGGTCGCTCACGCTTCACCTTCCCCGTTGAGTCTTTGTATTGCCGCTGATCTCTCTTCCGCTGCCACGTCCAATGCTCTCCCGGTCACAAGTGCACAGTGAACGACAACATTCATCATCAATAATTACATCGCCCTGCATTACCTACAATGCCCCTCATGCCTTGATGCTTCATTGCCCTCAACGCCTTCGTGTCAGGTTGAGTTTTTAAGGGTCAACAAATGCTTTGCATGTGCACAATTATTAGTCTATAAAGAACATCGAGTTATGTTTGAGCATGGGAGCTATTGTCTCGCTTACGAGATGTAGCTCGGACATGTATGTATAGAGGTTAATGTGAGATGTAACTCCAGCTCGTCTACAACGTTGTGGCAGCTGGGTTGGCCTAAAAAGTATTGTTGCTTCATTCGCTTCCTTTAAATCCTCGTTTGCTTTGTCTAGAGCGAGCAACTGAAGCAACGACCTGGGCAGTCATCCGAGCAAGTGACTAGAGCAAGCAACTGAAGCAATGACCTAATTTCAAATGCATGGACGACATATGCGAGGTGTAATAGGAATCAGTATGAGTGATATATATATAGCTCTGGCAATGTTGCTCCGGCTCATCTCTAGCGTGAGATGTTGTGTCGTCTGAATGGGTTGGCGAGTGAAATGGTTCATGGGAAGGTTCTAAACATAGGTGATAGGTTCGTGGAACCTTTCATCGGTTTTGGATGGTTTTAGAGAGGTTCTATTTCTTTTACCTTTTTATTTGTCTCTTTACGACGTTCATCATGCTTTCTTTCGAGTTTTGTTTTTTTTTATTTCCATTTCTCACATTTTTTTCTGTATTCAAATATATGTTGATTTTTCTTAATATACATTTTTCATATAAAAGCTTTACATTATTATGATACACGTTCAACATTTTCCGAATACATGAGGATTTTTTTTTCTCAAATACATGCTTCAAAAAATAGTACATGgttaacatttttttcaaatacatgttgaATATCCTTTGAATATATGTAAAACATTTTTTTGATACACCTaaacattttttttaaatgtgTGATGAAAGTTTATTCAACTACATGTTAAAAAATCATATACACATGACACTTTTGATTGCCACGCATAAAAAGTTTTTCAAGATGAACAATTTTCAAAATATATGTTCGAACATTTTATTGAATACAAGTTAAAACAATCATATACATGTTCAATTTTTTAACAACATAGAATACCATAAAATTATATGAACATTTTTCTGCACTAGATAAAAAAATTAAAATGTCATGAATAAAGTTTTTCAAATGCGTGAACCTTTTTAAAATTATGTGAATTTTTAAAATCATATATGAAAATAAAAATGTCATGGTCATTTTCATTGAGATGTGTGAATAGTTTTCTAATGTCAACAGTGGCGGAGCTTCATGGGGGGCAACCTGAgcaatgccccccccccccaaggccgcCCCGGCTCATAAGAACCGAAAAGTAATGTTCACACTTTTGTATCCAAGACCTGGCACCTTCAAATATTGGAAAAGAAACTCTAGGAGGTTGATGTATCTGCTGCCAATATTAATACCCGAGGGTCAACCGCTATGGCGAATAGATTCGGGAATCGAGCGGCCAGGGGGGAGTCCCCTACCCAACGATCGAACCAAAACAGGGTCGAGGACCCGGAGCCAACCGAGATGGACGTGCAAATGCGTAGCACGGGTAGGAGCTAGATCACGGCCTGCCAGAACTGGGAGCCACCAGATCGCTGTCAGAAAGCTAGCGGTTGGCCCCGAAGGTACTTATTGTGGATTATGGTAAGCCATAGTCCTCCCTCCCCATTGGCGATGCGCCATAGCCATCGGGTCAGGAGAGCAATGTTCATGCGCTGAGAAGACAAGATCCCAAGACCACCCTGGTCCTTGGGTTTGCAAATGTCTGGCCAGCTCATCATATGGTTTTTCTGCTTATCCCCCTCGCCTGCCCAGAAAAACCTGGACTGGTATTTGGCGATCTCCTGATGGAGTGTCCCATGGAGGCTGTAGAAGCTCATGAGAAACCAGGGTAGGCTGGCAAGCGAGGAGTTAATGAGGATCACCCGGGCCGCCTTCGAGAGCCACCTCCCCTTCCAGGGCTCTACCGGGTGCTGCATCTGGGTCACGGTCACGCGaaggttgataacccacaagtataggggatcgcaacagttttcgaggatagagtattcaacccaaatttattgattcgacacaaggggagccaaagaatattctcaagtattagcagctgagttgtcacttcaaccacacctgaaaacttaatatctgcagcaaagtatttagtagcaaagtaatatgatagtagtggtaacggtagcaaaagtaatatttttggttttatagtgattgtaacagtagcaacggaaaagtaaataagcgaagaacaatatatgaaaagctcgtaggcaatggatcggtgatggatgattatgtcggatgcgattcctcatgcaatagttataacctagggtgacacagaactaactccagttcatcaatgtaatgtaggcatgtattccgaatatagtcatacgtgctctagttcatcaatgtaatgtaggcgtATTCTAATgtaagcaattcagttgacaaactgaaagtgataaagaaaaacttttacaaactctgtttgctcttgttgttgtaaatatgtaaagtcggcattcaagttttcagcaaagattatgaactcaccatattcacaataacatttaggtctcatgtttactcatatcaatggcataatcaactagcgagcaataataataaatctcggatgacaacactttctcaaaacaatcataatatgatataacaagatggtatctcgctagccctttctgagaccgcaaaacataaatgcagagcacctttaaagatcaagggctgactggaaattctaattcatggtaaaagagatccagtcacagtcatactcaatgtaaactaatagtaatgcatgcacatgacagcggtgctcttcaactggtgctttttaataagaggatggtGACTCAACAAAAaggtaaatagataggcccttctcaaagggaagcagggatttgcagaggtgtcagagctcgagttttgaaacAGATATAAATAAttttttgagtggtatactttcattgtcaacataacaaccaagagatctcaatatcttccatgctacacacattataggcggttcccaaaaaaaatggtaaagtttttacccccccccccccatcaccaaaaaacatcaatccatggcttgtccgaaacaatgggtgcctccaactaacaacaatcccgagggagttttgtttgcaattattttaatttaagcatgagactgggcatcccggttactagccattttctcgtgaatgatgagcaGATTctactcatcgtgagaataacccacctatcatggaagatatagacaaccctagttgatacatgagctattcgagcatacaaaacagtgtttatttgaaggtttagagtttggcacatacaaatttacttggaacgacaggtagataccgtatataggaaggtatggtggagtcatatggaataactttggggtttatggagttggatgcacaagcagtattcccgcttagtacaagtgaaggctagaaagagactgggaaacgaccagctagagagcgacaacagtcatgaacatgcattaaaattaatcaacactgaatgcaagcatgagtaggatataattcaccatgaacagaaatatcgtggaggctatgttgatttgtttcaactacatgcgtgaacaagtgccaagtcaagccactcaaatcgttcaaatgaggataccaccctattgttggggaacgtagtaatttcaaaaatttcctacgcacacgcaagatcatggtgatgcatagcaacgagaggggagagtgttgtctacgtaccctcgtagaccgatagcggaagcgttatgacaacgcggttgatgtagtcgtacgtcttcatggcccgaccaatcaagcaccgaaactacgacacctccgagttctagcacacgttcagctcgatgacgatccccggactccgatccagcaaagtgtcggggaagagttccgtcagcacgatggcgtggtaacgatcttgatgttctaccgtcgcagggcttcgcctaaccaccgctacaatattatcgaggattatggtggaagggggcaccgcacacggctaagaaaacgatcacgtggatcaacttgtgtgtctaggggtgcccctgccaccctatataaaggagaaaggggaggaggccggccggccctatggcgcgccaaggaggagtcctcctcctagtaggagtaggactcctactaggagggggaaggaagtggggagggagaaggaaaggggggcgccgccccccctctcctagtccaattaggaccaggggagaggaggcgcgcggcccaccctggctgcccctctctctctccactaaggcccatatggcccattacttctcccgggggggttccggtaaccctccagcTCTCCGgatttctccgaaatcacccggaacacttccggtgtccgaatatagccgtccaatatatcaatctttatgtctcgaccatttcgagactcctcgttatgtccgtgatcacatccgggactccgaactaacttcggtacatcaaaactcataaactcataatataactgtcatcgaaaccttaagcgtgcggaccctgcgggttcgagaacaatgtagacatgaccgagacacgtctccggtcaataaccaatagcggaacctggatgctcatattggctgccacatattctacgaagatctttatcggtcagaccgcataacaacatacgttgttccctttgttatcggcatgttacttgcccgagattcgatcgtcggtatctcaatacctagttcaatctctttaccggcaagtctctttactcgttccgtaatacatcatctcgcaactaactcattagttgcaatgcttgcaaggcttatgtgatgtgcattaccgagagggcccagagatacctctccgacaatcggagtgacaaatcctaatctcgaaatacgccaacccaacatttacctttggagacacctgtagagctcctttataatcacccagttacgttgtgacggttggtagcacacaaagtgttcctccggcaaacgggagttgcataatctcatagtcataggaacatgtataagtcatgaagaaagcaatagcaacatactaaacgatcgggtgctaagctaatggaatgggtcatgtcaatcacatcattctcctaataatgtgatctcgttaatcaaatgacaacacatgtctatggttaggaaacatatccatctttgattaacgagctagtcaagtagaggcatactagtgacgtttagtttg contains:
- the LOC125537567 gene encoding U3 small nucleolar RNA-associated protein 6 homolog: MADTVQYRLERMSDELDDLERRGLFTRAELAEVVRRRRDFEFRLRRHSPRKADFLDYIAYLLRVDALRDLRKRAIIRATPNPTHSDEDNDTNEDGKKRKKRKKKWAKSISDFAGVLRVLDVYRMATVRFKGDLDLWFRYLEFCRQKGHGRMKQVMAQAIRYHPNVPGLWMYAAAWEFDQNLNVAAARALMQSGLRSCPESEDMWIEYLRMELTYLNKLKARKVALGEDVKTLQKSSDDSGQWKEENKELFMSLDEQGDSPKESGLEDVALEDKEDLFWQQGVLIIRTIYHGAMEALPSSLTLRKKILDILNSVELAHSEELRLEVMDDLKKDFSHNEDYWDWLARLQLSDSTNSSTLNRKEAVLDKLNKSIQVYDEAVRKLPTSKMYSLYANFWLGVVFSDREDSISLFHDADFDASEFTSAILKVFENAESCGCLSEDLACQYVSLCLKLGRSEEAPERLEEAKNLAEKLCSGPLSQAANLWNLRASIEIKSLATATGSASFSEENLSSLFDLFNIVLPKLSITKAEGLWHTAMKLFSHEKIYFEKLVKCATLSLSSAGGSDCGASVSSAFVGWVLQKDGIKQARKMYKRFLALPRPSLKFFQFCIELEASLASIGNNDGLVNARKLYDSAISLYPQERELWRKYYDMELTAGTSETSNAIYWRARKVLNDSTVLDIPRS